The Rhododendron vialii isolate Sample 1 chromosome 6a, ASM3025357v1 genome includes a window with the following:
- the LOC131330170 gene encoding uncharacterized protein LOC131330170 has protein sequence MSNRTDPAWKYSKRHEDNKFKFTCNFCNKVVTRSVYRVKQHLAGGYPDVNSCPNFPEPVKEEIRAFIYKKKETASIITPHPDFDEMGNEEDIDEDEFYVQSKPPPKRPAATATSGSKFQLKKPKTKWPMDTYFTPDPEIEVENRRSGKQPKVDDNTPQKKLLKERAHQAIARWIYDAGIPLNVVNAESFELMIEAIG, from the coding sequence ATGTCGAATAGAACGGATCCTGCTTGGAAGTATTCAAAGAGACATGAAGATAATAAGTTCAAATtcacatgtaatttttgtaacAAAGTGGTTACTAGGAGTGTTTACCGAGTGAAGCAACATCTTGCTGGAGGATACCCTGATGTGAATTCATGTCCTAATTTCCCAGAACCAGTTAAAGAGGAGATTAGGGCATTTATCTATAAGAAAAAGGAGACGGCATCTATCATAACTCCACATCCAGATTTTGATGAAATGGGCAATGAGGAGGACATTGATGAGGATGAGTTTTATGTACAATCAAAGCCCCCTCCTAAGAGGCCTGCTGCCACTGCTACCTCTGGCTCCAAGTTCCAACTTAAGAAGCCCAAGACCAAATGGCCTATGGATACTTACTTCACCCCTGACCCAGAGATCGAGGTAGAGAATAGGAGAAGTGGTAAACAACCTAAAGTTGACGATAATACGCCGCAAAAGAAGTTATTGAAAGAGCGGGCTCATCAAGCTATTGCGAGATGGATTTACGATGCTGGAATACCCCTCAATGTTGTCAATGCGGAGTCCTTTGAACTGATGATTGAGGCTATTGGGTAA